The Mycobacterium riyadhense sequence GCCGGCTGTCGGCGTTGGATAGGAACGGTTGCAACTGCTCGGCCCACCACGCGGTGTCTGTAAACGCGAACCGGACTCACTCCGACTAAGTTGTCGAGCACGGTGCTGCCGTTCTCGGCGGGTATGCGCGAAAACAGCGTCAGTAGGGTCTGGTAGCTATCCAGGTAGATCCGCAAACTGTGCTCGGTCGGGTGACCGTCCGGGAGGCGAAGACTCTTGGCTTTGCCGCCGGCTTCGGGAGCGGCTTCGCACATCGTGACCCGCAGTCCGGCTTCGGCCAGCATCATGGCGGCGGCCATCCCCGCGACTCCAGCACCGCCGATGACAACGTGCGGTTCGGCATGCATCGAAGGTTTCATGTGGCGTCGTACTCGCTACCACCAAACCCGGAAAAGGTTGGAGCATCCCTGGCTTCGCGACGTGTGACGACAAACCCAACGTTCTCGACCTGCTTGGTGCTCACCGTCGCCGGTCGGCCCGGCCGCGGGTTGTCGACCAGTCCATCCAAGCGGGCCTCAACGAACCGGCGCCGCCACTTGCCCACCGCGGACGGTGACACCCGCTCGCGCACCGCGACCTGCTTGTTCGCCAGGCCTTGGGCGCAACCCACACGATCCGCGACCGCAACGCCAGCGCATGGGGAGGACTTGCGGCGCCGAGGCCATCGTGTCAACGTCTGGTGTTCCTCCTTGGTCAGACCCAGCCCCGCCGTCGGGCGTCCGCGTGATGTCATACGCGAATCATCGCACCGGCCAACGTGATTCACTGGCAAACACCGCCGATCCGCATCGATTACAACTTTCGTAGAGAACTGATGGCGCGGGCCACTAGTTAGAGCCACCATCTAGGGACCGCCTATTGAGGTCGGCGAGCAACGTACCATACATTACGGTATGTTATCTAGGTCTCGGCGGCCGCAAGCACGGGCGCGTCACCTCGCTAATTCGTAACCCGGTGGCTGCCAACAATCCGATGATCGTGCGCATCGTCACCGCGACACGAAGATTGGGGAAAAACGACGCGCATGCGTCCAGAAGTTGGTCCACATCCGTCTGGGAGTAGATGAACGGGGTGCACCAGGTCGTCCTCGTCGGCCGCAACGCTTTAGGAATGATGGGCAGCTGGGTTCCCGCCGCATTGAGATAGGCGGCGAACGGGCGCGCGGCTGTCAACCGCTGTGACCACCACACCGGCGCAGCATCCCGAGGATCCAGCGCCCATTGCACAGCCTCGTCAATCGTGAACACGTCGGTGCGGCCATGCTCAGCGAGCCAATCGCAAAACTGCCGCAGCAGATACTCGACGGGTTTGAGCTGAAAACCTAACCGGCGCCGCGCATCCAGGTAGACCTCGAGGTCCTCGTGCAGGCTCATCGCGGCACCTGCCCAAATGCCACGTTCAGTGTCCGCAACGACGCGAGGTCTGTCCGGGCATAGACCCGCGTACTGGCAACGCTTCGGTGCCCGAGCAGCTCCTGGGCCTCGACCAGTGCGCCGCCGGTCGCGATGACGCTCATCGCCGCGGTGTGGCGCAGACGGTGCGCGTGCACGCCACCAAGCCCAGCGGCCTCGGCGCGGTGTTTGAGGATGTCAGAGATCCCAGCACTTGTCAGCCGCCGGATCGGCGGTCGCAGACGCACGAATAACGCCCGATCGACCGAGTCGTTCGGGCGCACGCGTAGCCAAGCGATCAGGGCCTGACCAGCATCAACCGGTAGCGGCAACGTCAGGCGCCGCTGATTCTTCGCCACGACGCTCAACCTGCCTGCCGCCCAGCCCAAGTCATCAAGCAGCAAGCCCGCGGTCTCCCCGGCACGCAGCCCGAGCCGCCGCATCACAGTGATCACAGCCCTGTCCCGGACAGTGACCACGGTCCTGGGGTTGCATGCCGCGAGCAACTGCTCCACCTGGATCAGCGACAGACCGCGAGGCATCGTCACCCGAGAAGCGCGGGCCCGCAGAATCCCGCCCGTCAGATCACGCTCCACCCGGCCGGTGACCATCGCCCACCTTTTTGTGCTGCTACATACAGAACAACGTCTTGGACCGTCGCCGATGGGATACCCGCGAGCAATTGCGCATCGCCATTGTCACCTGGATCGAACGCACCTACCACCGGCGACGCCGACAGGAAGGGCTCGGACGACTGACCCCGATCGAATTCGAAGCAATCATGGCCACACCGGCCCACCAGGCCGCGTAACCGAAACTGTCACCTATCAGTGCAGCAGACCCCGGCGGGTGTTGGCAGCCTTTCGGAGTTTGGACTCCCGCCGAGCGAACGTGGCGTACGCGAGCGTGGCAAGCAAGCCACATGCCAGCGTCGACATTGCGATAAGCGCGGTTGCTACACGAAACGACTGCATATCGGCAAGCCACCCCGCTAAGGGCGCGCCTGTCATGGTTCCTGCGCTAAAGCACAAATTGTATGCAGCGGCAGTCGTTCCCGGGCGTTGAGCACCAACCGCATCCATGGCATCTGCCAACGCCGGCATGACTGTCGCGTTCATAACTCCTAGGCCAGACCCGAGGAATATTAGAACGATTGCCTGCACGACCAGAGTCGATGGCACGCAGGAGAACGCCAAAGCGACGCCGAGGGTAACCCAGCCCGCCGCTAGGACCGGCACGCGACGCCCTCCATCTGACATCCGACCGGCAACCTGTGACGCCACGATGAAGGCCGCGGTTGTCAGCGCGAACATCAACCCGGTCGTGACGCCTGAAACGTGGAGCCGGGCAACACCGTCGATTGGCAGCGTCGCCTCGACGGCGCCGAGCGCGAGCCCCGCTGCCAGCCCAGCCAGCAGCCACGGCGCCGCCCTACCCGACGCCTCCCGAACTGGAAACGGCCCGCGGTTCGCCGTCGACCGCCGGTCGGGCGTCGAGCGCGGCAACACCGCGGCCAACACCACCACAGCCGCGCCAGCCAACACTGCACCCAACAGGAAGGGCGCGCGACGTCCCAACGTCTCAAGGAGTAGCCCACCTGCCGCGGGCCCCAAAAGTACGCCGAGAGCGGTACCAATATTCGCGGTGCCGACTACACGGCCCCGCTGGCTCTCCGGAAACATCTCGATCAGTGTCGCTTGGCCCGAAACCCAGGTTACGGCTGCTCCAGCGCCCTGCAGCATGCGACTCGTCACCAATCCCGCGGGACTGCTCGCGTAGCAAAAGAAAACCGTTGACAGCGTCAGGAGGATTGCGCCCGCCAAAAACACTGGCCTGGACCCACGCGAATCGACCAGCCAGCCGACGACGGGAGTCAGGATGAAATACGCCAACCCGTAGCACGCGAACAACAACCCCACACCCAAAAAGTCAAGCCCGGCGGATCTGGCCAAGCTCGGCAGTACCGGCACAACGATTCCGAGGGCAAGCATGTCGACGAAGAACACGAAGCCGACCACTCCGACCAGCAAACGCGCGTTAGCGCCGGTCTTCGTCATCGACCGGACGGGGTGCCGCGCTGTGGTGCGCAAAGTCGAGTCACCATGCCTTCGCGAACTGCAAGAACCGTGAGCCGCGGCACCGCTCATCGGGCACGAGCCTCAGCCCGTACCTCAATAGTTGGTCTAAGGCGTCCTGAAATGTGTATACGCGGTAGTCGGTGACCTGGTGCACCAAAGGCGTGCCGGCAGTGCCGTCCTGGGTGAGGAGGTACTCCTTACGGAAACCACCATCCAGGGGGGACAGGCGCTGCGTGTACGTCGTGCCGTTGCCCAGCCCGCGGGAAAAGTCGGAGTGCGGGTCCTGGATACCTAGCAGAAGGTAACCTCCGGGCGCCAGATGCATGGCGACCCGCTCTAGGCTGCGGGCGTTGTCCTGGTCGTCCCTGATGTGGCTGACCATGGCGAAAGACTTGCCGTCCGGTACGAAATACCAGGTCCCGCCGTACGAGAAGGCGAGGTCGTAATCACGGACGCGCAGGTCCAGGTGGACGATGTTTTGCTTATGCAGGTCGACCTGCGGTCGTAGCTGCAGGCGCTCCCGTGCGATAGCCAGCATGTCAGGGCTCATATCGACGCCAGTAACGATGTCGTAATCGGACCGGATCTTGAGTAAGTGCTCCAGCACCAGCCCGGTGCCTACGCCCAGCTCCAAGACTTTCCGTACGTCGCTCACCCCC is a genomic window containing:
- a CDS encoding helix-turn-helix domain-containing protein, producing MTSRGRPTAGLGLTKEEHQTLTRWPRRRKSSPCAGVAVADRVGCAQGLANKQVAVRERVSPSAVGKWRRRFVEARLDGLVDNPRPGRPATVSTKQVENVGFVVTRREARDAPTFSGFGGSEYDAT
- a CDS encoding MFS transporter produces the protein MTKTGANARLLVGVVGFVFFVDMLALGIVVPVLPSLARSAGLDFLGVGLLFACYGLAYFILTPVVGWLVDSRGSRPVFLAGAILLTLSTVFFCYASSPAGLVTSRMLQGAGAAVTWVSGQATLIEMFPESQRGRVVGTANIGTALGVLLGPAAGGLLLETLGRRAPFLLGAVLAGAAVVVLAAVLPRSTPDRRSTANRGPFPVREASGRAAPWLLAGLAAGLALGAVEATLPIDGVARLHVSGVTTGLMFALTTAAFIVASQVAGRMSDGGRRVPVLAAGWVTLGVALAFSCVPSTLVVQAIVLIFLGSGLGVMNATVMPALADAMDAVGAQRPGTTAAAYNLCFSAGTMTGAPLAGWLADMQSFRVATALIAMSTLACGLLATLAYATFARRESKLRKAANTRRGLLH
- a CDS encoding tyrosine-type recombinase/integrase, which codes for MVTGRVERDLTGGILRARASRVTMPRGLSLIQVEQLLAACNPRTVVTVRDRAVITVMRRLGLRAGETAGLLLDDLGWAAGRLSVVAKNQRRLTLPLPVDAGQALIAWLRVRPNDSVDRALFVRLRPPIRRLTSAGISDILKHRAEAAGLGGVHAHRLRHTAAMSVIATGGALVEAQELLGHRSVASTRVYARTDLASLRTLNVAFGQVPR